Below is a genomic region from Martelella lutilitoris.
GGTCAGGCGGCCGTCGCCGGTTAGCATCGCGTTCGGCAGAAAGTCGAACTCGGTCATGTACGCGACGAGGGCGTCCAGCATGAAGGGCGTCGGCTCGGCCCCAGCGAATTCGTTGACGATCACGTTGCGGGTGAAATCGCGAATGCTGGCAAACCGGCCGTCACGGCCATAAGGACCCGTAAACCGCAGGCCGCGCAGGCTGGGAATGTCGATCGGGTCGGCGCGGCGGTCGTTGAACATCGGATTGAAGAAGGCACCGTCCACATCCACTGCTCCGGGTTGATGGCTGGCGCCGGGAATGAAGAAACGCTGGTTGATATCCGAACGGTTGTGGCAGGTCGAGCAGGCGATGCCAATTTCACGCGCCGGGCCGCTGAATATTTCGGGGCAGTCGAACAGCATGTCGCCATAGGCGATGAGCGGCAGGTCGGTCTCATCTATGCCTTGCTCCTCGAAACCCAGTACAAGCAGGGGCAACGGATCCTGATCGAAGATGTCAGAGCCCGGAGGCAGCGTCGCGGGAAGCGTTACCGCACGGCCGCTGAGGGCGATGGTTTCCGGCACGGCGGTGAGGGTTGTGCGCGGTGCAAAATCGGCGACGCGGTAGTTCGCGGCGAGATAGTCGGAAACAACCACCCGCGCTGTCGCCATTGCGTTGAGATCGGGTTCGGTCGCTCCAGCACCCAGCACCCCGGTGGAGCCGGTGGCACTGGACAGCTCCAGCCAGGCCCGTCCGAGCGCGCGGGCCGCTTCAGGGTCGGCGGCGGCGAGATGATCCTCGATTGCGCGATAAAGCTCTCGGGCCGTGCGTACCGCCTGCTGGGCTGCAGCGGGGCTCTCGGCCGCCAACGCCGCGTCAAGCTCTTCGTCGATGCGGGCGGAGATAATACGCGTCGCGGCCTCGAAAACCGCTGCCCGATCTTCGCGCGCGATGGCAGCTGTCAGCGGCTCGGTCGGTAGGGAGCTTTGGCCCGCGAGCCAATCGAGCGCACCTTGCGTGTATTCCGATCCGCGATAGGGCTCCTCCCAGGCGCGCCCCAATTCATCCCAAGGCACGGGAGTAAGATTGCCCAGAAACAGGGTCAGCCGGTAGGCGGCAGCCTCGGGTAGCCAAGGGGTATCTCTGGCCGGGGTCGCCATGGCCGGCCCGGCGAGCAGACCGATCCCCAGCCCAAAGCCGAAGACGAGAGCTAGTAATTTGATACGCACACGCGCCTCCATCCCGATTCTTAGCTAAGGCTAACTTATACATCCTTGACCAACATATTGTCAATCGGGCAGCGATCCGGCATTGTCCTCTGATGATTGACCAAACTTCACAGTCTAGCGACGATCTCGCGCCGGACAGCCGCGCCCCCGAAGCACAAGCCAACGGGTTCGCGACCGTACGCGAGGCGCGGCGTAACGAGTTGGCCGAAGATTATGTCGAACTGATCGCCGACCTGATCCACCAGTATGGCGAGGCACGTCCGGTCGATATCGCCGAGCGGTTTGGCGTTCGCGCGCCGACCGTGACCAAAACGCTGAACCGCTTGGCGCGCGAAGGACTGATCACCCGCGAGAAGTACCGTTCAGTGTTCCTGACGGAAGCAGGTCGGACGCTGGCACAGGAATGCCGCCGTCGCCACGAAATCGTACTGCGGTTCCTGATCCGTCTCGGACTTGACCCCGAAACGGCGGAGCGTGATGCCGAGGGGATTGAACATCATGTCAGCGAGCAGACACTCGCCCTGTTCGAATCCTATGCCAATCGGCCCTAGCGGAACCTCACGTACTCTCGACCGCGCTGCGGACTTCAGCGATGAGGCCGTCCAAACTGGGTTCCGATAGTTCGCGCCCGTTTAGAAAAAAGGTGGGAGTCTGACGGATACCCACCGCTTCGACATCTGCCTTATCCTGGTTCAGAATTGCTGTAATTCCGGGAAACAACCTGTCGCTCTTGGCCCGTTCCAGATCAAGACCGGCAGCCGCCGCGATCTGCCAGGCCAAGTCCATACGCGGTGCACCGTGCACAGCCCATGCTGGTTGCTGCTTCAGGATGGCATTGAGCACAGGTTCAAACTTGTCCTGCATTCGTGCGGTCTCCAGGATACGCACCGCCTCGTCCGATCCTTCATGAAACACAGTGTAGCGCATGACGACGCGCACCTGCTCCGGGAACTCCTCGCGTATTGCCTGAACTGCCGGATGAAAGGCCCTGCAGGCCTCGCAGGAGGGATCAAAAAATTCAACAAGGGTGACCGGAGCCTCATCGGGGCCGAAGCTTGGCGAATAATCTCGAATCAACTGCGCCTCATCAACTGCCGGGGTTACTGCCTCGGCCTCGGTCAATTGTTGGCGCCGGGTCAGGAAGAAGGCGCCGCTACCGAAAGCGGCTAGCCCGAGAGCCGAAGCTCCAATCAAGAGAGTGCGTCTGTTCATGCGCGTCTTCCTTTCGATAGAACAAGGCAACTGAGGATCGCTCCAAAGGCGATCAGGGATAGATAGGGAATGGGCAGGCCAAGGATGGTCTGTGCCTGATCGGTGCAGGACGGCCCGGTTTTTGCACAAGGCGTGACAGCCTCTTGGATCCAGCCGGAGTAAAGGCCGGAATGCCAACCCGCCAACATCAGGCCGGCCGCTGCCAACGGCAGGCCGTAGGGTCGGGCCATGCCGTCGGCGCGCCAGATCGAAAGGCCGACGATGGGCACCAGGGGAAACATGGCAATGCGTTGGTACCAGCAAAGAGTACAGGGCATCTGTCCGAGCACTTCCCCAATGAAGAGAGCGCCAAGTGTTGCGGCCAGAGCGATAACGAACGCCGCCAGCAAGGGCATATCCTCGCCGGACAATGATTGAGGGTCAGGATTGGTCAACGACGGTGTCCTTAGATCGGTGTGAAGCGAATGTGGCGAACACGATAAACAGAGCGCCAAACGTAATCGCAATATCGGCTGTGTTAAAAGTTGGCCAGCGCCAGCCCTGAAAAGAGAGATCTATGAAATCAGTGACCGCGCCCTGTCGCAACCGATCAACCACATTGCCAAGCGCGCCACCCACTATCAGAGAAAATCCGATCTGTTCGACCGGGTGACGCGCCCGAAATGCCATGATGGCGAGGACCACGGTCAAGGTGCCGGTCAGCGCGGCCATGACCAGCGGTTTACCAGCCATGAGGTCAGAGAACAGACCAAAGCTCACCCCTACATTAAAGCCGAGCGTCAGATCCAATCCGGGCAAAACTGCCACTGAATTACCCTGCAAGAGCAGCGACAAGGCCGCCGCCTTGGTCAGTTGATCAGTGGTTGTTGTGGCTCCGATCAATGCCCACACCCACCGAGCGTTCATGGCCTTATACCGCGACGCATGCTAACCCAACGCGGCACAGTTGCGGCATACTGCTCATAATCCCGCCCCAACGCTTGGCTAAGTATAGCCTCCTCGGAACGAACCTGTATCGAGGCTGACCAGAAAAAGATCAGCGGGGCAAGAATCGTCGGGATTGCTGGAACCGCTAGACTGATACCGGCCAGAAGCATGAATTGACCGACAAAGGTGGGATTGCGGCTGAACCGATAGAGTCCGTCCGAGACGAGGTTGCCGGTCGCTCCCTCGGTTACACCAACGCGCCACGAGCTCCCCATCGACATTTGCGCCGCGAAGGCAAGCATCGCGCCGACCCCTGCTACGAACACGCCGATCAGACCAAGCGCTGCTGTAGAGCCTCGGCTCCAGAACGGATCCATCTCGCGCAAGACAGGCATCACCAACCAAAGTAGCGGCGCAACAGAAGCCAGAACAAAGGCCGCACGGAACCCCATTGCGGCCCATCGGTCACGTCCCCTGGCACGGCCAAACAGCCATACCGGCTTTCCCGCTGCCCGTGCTGCGATCGCGCTGCCCCAGAAGAAGAGGGAAAGGTAGCCAAAAAGAAGGACCAGCACGGACCAACCAAAGCTGGAAATCATGATATCAGGCCTCCTGCTCTGGATTGAACCGCAGCAGCCGCAACGCGTTCAGCGTGACGAGCACCGTCGCTCCGGTATCGGCCATAATCGCGATCCAGAGACCGGTCAGCCCCAAAACGGATGTCACGAGGAAGACCGCTTTCAGACCGAGCGCAATGGTAACGTTCTGGCGAATGTTGGCCATTGCCGCACGGGTAAGCCGGATGGTCGCCGGAATGTCGGTCACCCGGTCACGCAGGATGGCCGCATCGGCCGTTTCGAGCGCGACATCGGTCCCCGATCCCATGGCTACGCCAACGCTTGCCTGCTTGAGGGCTGGGGCGTCATTAATGCCGTCACCGATCATCATCACGCCGCCATGTTCGCTCATGTCGCGAATGGCTTTAAGCTTGTCTTCGGGCATCATGTCGGCCTGATATTCCATGCCCAGGTTTTGCGCTATTGCCGCTGCCGTACGCGGATTGTCTCCGGTCAGGATGATGGGTGTAATACCGATGGCTCTCAGCTGGCGAACCGCTTCGGGCGCATCGGAGCGCGGTTCGTCACGCACAGCGATAATGCCGAGCGGGGTCTTCTCGCGGAAGACCACCACAGCGGTCTTGCCCTCTTCCTCAAACGTTGTGGTCTGGGCGAGGTCAGACTCGTCAATGCCGGCGTTCTCCCTGGCATATCCGGGCGAAGCCACCCAAGCGGAAGCGCCTCCCACAGTGGCGGTCACACCCTTGCCCATCAGCGCCTTTGCATCGCGTGCCGGTGGGATCACTATGCCTTCTTCCTCGGCCTTGCGCAAAATGGCGACAGCCAAGGGATGGCTAGAGCCGCCTTCTACGCCCGCCGCGACAGAGAGAAGCTCGGCCTCGGTTGTTTTTCCCAAAGTCACGACGTCTGTCACCACCGGTCGCCCATGGGTCAACGTCCCGGTCTTGTCGAAGGCCACGCGGCTCACCTTGGCAGTCGCTTCAATCACGGCGCCGCCTTTCAAGAGAAGGCCCCGCCGCGCACCGGTGGAAAGTGCCGAAGCGATGGAGGCGGGAACCGAGATCACGAGGGCACAGGGGCAACCTATCAACAAGAGCGCCAGCCCGCGGTAAACCCAGGTATCCCAAGGCTGGCCAAAAGCCAGTGGCGGCACGAGCACGACCAGCGCCGCGACAGTGACGATTGCAGGCATGTACCAGCGGCTGAAGCGGTCGATAAACCGCTCGGTCGGCGCGCGAGCCTCCTCGGCCTCTTCCACGAGGCGAATGATGCGTGAGATGGTGTTGTCTTCGGCGGCTTTGGTTACGGTAATCCGCAGGGCGGCTTCGGTATTGATCGATCCTGCAAATACAGGATCGCCCGGACCTTTGTTCACCGGCACACTTTCACCAGTTACCGGACTGTCGTCCACCCCGGAGGTGCCTTCTGTGATCTCGCCGTCTGCCGGAATACGATCGCCGGGACGGACGAGCACGATCTGTCCTATAGCAAGACTTGCTGCCGGCACTTCGCGTGTGACGCCGTCCATTTCCAGAAGCGCCGTTTTCGGGACGAGATTGGCAAGCGCCCGTATCCCGTCGCGCGCCTTGCCTGCCGCCACGCCTTCCAGGACTTCGCCCACTGCAAAGAGGAAAACAACCAGTGCCGCCTCTTCCGCCGCATTGATGAACAGTGCGCCGATAGCGGCAACCGTCATGAGGCTTTCGATGGTGAAAGGCTGCCCCACGCGCAAAGCGACAAACGCGCGGCGGGCAATGGGGGTAACTCCGATCAGACACGCGGCGACAAAGGCCCAGTTTCCCACCTCTGGCACAATCAGTTCCACTCCCCAGGCTATCATGAGAAGCAAGGCGGTAAAAATCACCAGTCTGCCCTTGGCCGTCTGGTACCACCGCTTGCCTCGATCTGCGGGATCGTCATGTACGTGTCCGGGACTGCCATGACCGGAATGATCTTTTGCCTTGCCGCCGGCCTGGGAGTGGCCGGTACAGCTTGCACTCTGATCGACAGCTTCGTCCTGCACCGCCGTCGCGACGCGCGGTTCGATACCGTAACCGAGCGCACGAACAGTTCTTTCAACCTTGTCGCGGCCGGTTTCACCTTCGTCCAGCGTCAGGCGCAGGCGTTCGGACATAATGCCGACCTCGACGCCGGTGACTCCTGGCAGCCTTGCCACGGCGTCCTTGACCTTCGTCGCACAAGACCCGCAGTCCATGCCAGATACAGTCCAGTCGCAACTGATTCCCTTTTTTGCTTCCGTTTCCGACACATTTTTTCCTTCGCTCAACAGGGGTTTCTCGGGCTTGATATCGTCAGCCACCCCTTTTAATGTCTCTAGCTACTGTAGCTTCAAGAGAAAAATTATGCTGACCATTGGAAAACTTGGGCAGGCGGCGGGGGTCAAGGTGCCAACGATCCGCTACTATGAGCAAATCGGCTTGTTGCCGGCGGCTGAGCGCAGCGCTGGCAACCAGAGGCTCTACAGCCGTAAGGCGCTTGACCGTCTAACCTTCGTCCGACATGCGCGTGAACTTGGTTTTACGCTTGACGCAATCCGCGATCTGCTCAGCCTCTCTGACCATCCTGATCAGCCGTGCGCAGCAGCCGATGCGATAGCCAAAGCTCAATTGGCGGAAATAGAGAAACGCCTCGCACGTCTCGCCTCGCTGAAAGTTGAACTCAATCGCATGGTTGTGCAGTGCGCAGGTGGCAAGATTGCAGATTGCCGAGTTATTGAGGTGTTGAGCGATCATTCGCTTTGTGCGACCGATCACCGTCACTTGCAGGACGAAAAGGATCATTAATCCGTTTGGATTGTTTATCATCCATGCGGCGGCACCGCTGGTTGAAATGGGTGGCTTATTGCCTGCTGGGCTTCGATGGCGCTGGGGGGAGAGGGTCCTGTGGCCGCTGGCAGCCGCAGGACAACGGCTGGACACTCCGTTCTGAAAGGCGCTGAAAACAATGTTCTTGGGGCTGGCATGTATGCACTGCGGAAGCGAGAGAGTTCAGAAATATCCGTCGCTTGACGGTCGGCGAACAAGGTGAGGTTGAAAAGCATGAGAAAAAACAGATTGCTAGCCGTTGACGCAGCACGAGGGACGGCAATTGCCGGCGTGGTTCTTTTCCATTTCGTCTGGGATCTGGAATTCACGGGATTTGTATCGGGCGTGGCTTTCCATCCGCTGTGGCTCGCATTCGGGCGTTTGCTGGCCGGGAGCTTCATGTTCCTTGCAGGAGTGAGTCTGGTTCTGGCGCATGGCACAGAGTTGAGAGCTCGGACGTTTTTCCGCCGGTTGGCCATCATTGTTGTCGCGGCCTTGGCGATAAGCGTTGTGACATGGTTCACATTCCCCAACGCATTTGTTTACTTTGGAATCCTGCATTCGATCGCGGTCGCAAGTCTCCTCGGGGTGATGTTTCTCAGGCTCCCGGCTTTGGCCAGCCTGTTTGCCGGCCTGGCGATAATGGTGCTTCCCTGGTACCTATCGCTGTCTGCTTTCGATCCCCGCTGGCTAGCCTGGATCGGCCTTTCAGCCAACCCACCTCTCAGCAATGATTTCGTTCCGGTGTTTCCCTGGGCAGGCATTACACTTCTTGGCATGAGCTTCGCCAAGGTCGTGGACATCAATAAGAGCCAGATGGCCAGTGCTGGTGCGGAAAACGCTTTCTTCGCACGGCTCGGCTGGCTGGGCCGCCACAGCCTGCCAATCTATCTGCTTCACCAACCCGTGATGCTGGCGATCATCGTTCCTCTGTCGCGCCTATTTTAGCGGGCCTTCGATCCGGCGCCGAAGGGATCGGCAAGCGCTGCTGTCGGCCGACTAACGGGTACAGAAGTCGATGAAGTGATTTCCGACAAATATTGCGGGCCCTTCTTGGCCAGTATTTTTCGGAAGATCGGATTCATTCCCCCATCCGAATAAGCAAGGCCGACATTCTGGCCATCGCTGAGCAGGTCTTTCATTTTCTCAAGATCCCCCACCGACCTCTCGACCACTTGCTGGATCTCCGGTTCAAAGGCCGGACATTGTCCAAGCGGATCGGCGGGCATATTGCCGTTGACGGGTTCGCCAAACCTGTAGCGTCCCTCGCAGAATTGAAAGCGGGGAGGCTGGCGCAACACTTCAAAGCGATCATAACCTGTCTTTAGGTCCATCCAGAAGTCAAAATTGGGATTTTCGCGGTGCGCGGCAAGGTTTTCTGGCGTCATCCGAAACGGATAAGACTGGACCTGGACAGCCTGTTGCCCGCCACGCAAGGCATCCCGGACAAGGGCGTAGACTTCCGCGACATGCTCGTCGGAAATAGCAAAACAACCCGAGGAAGAACATGCTCCATGAACCATTAGGGCCGATCCGGTATAGCCCTTTGCGCGCTCCAGCCGATTCGGGTAGCCGAGATCGAAGGAAAGGTAGTATTGGGACCTCGGGTTCAGCCCGCCGGAACCGACTGTGTAGAAACCTTCAGGCGCCTGGCGGTCGCCCTCGACTTTTTTCGGACCCAAAACGCCCGACCACCGGCACATCGGATAAGTTTTCATCAGTGCATACTTGCCTGATGAATCTCGCTTCCAAACCTCCAGTTCGCTCTCCTGTTTGAAGATGCGAACCAGCACCGGATCAGCGGGCTCCATGCCCATCTCCCGCATTTGCGCCATTGTCTTTTGGGGGATCGGAATGTTGCCTCGGTCATCAAGCTCCAACGTCTTCGTCACACATCCGGACGCGATCACGCCCGCCAAAAGGACGCTGATCAAACTGGGTCGAAACCCTTTTTTGATGTGTTGCATGGAACCGATCATCTGCAGCTTCATATCCGTTTCTTGCCTTTGGCGTCAGATCACTATCAGCCGGGCTCCGTTGGTGACTCGGCCATAGAGATCGACAACATCCTGATTGATCATGCGCACACACCCGCTCGACACCGATTTACCTATTGTCCAGTATTCCGGCGATCCATGGATGCGATAGAGCGTGTCCACGCCATTCTGGAAGATGTAGAGGGCTCGCGCGCCGAGAGGATTGTTTAGCCCGGGCGGCATGCCGCCATTGCTCGCGCTCCATTTTGCCAACTCAGGTTGTCGCGCGATCATTTCTTCGGGCGGGGTCCATTTCGGCCATGCCTGCTTCCATTGGATCACGCCTTCACCCGACCACTCGAAACCCTGCCGGCCAAGGCCAACGCCATAACGCATGGCTTTTCCATTTTCCTGGATCAGATGAAGGAAATATGTCTTTGTGTTGACGATCACTGTGCCAACCGGATACGGGCTGGTGAAATTCACCTGACGCCTCCAGAATTTTGATGGCACCTTGTCTATGTTGATAGCGGGGAGGGGGAACCGTTCGTCTGGCATCGGTCCATACATTACCCGGACATTGCTCAACCTTGGATCCGGCGAAGGCTTCTCATCCAGCTGTCCGGTCTTGGTTGCGGTTGTGCATCCGGACAAAGCCAGCACTGAAGAGCCCGCTGCTGCACAAATGAATTGACGGCGGTTCATAGTTTCTTTCATCGTGGACTCGTTCAAAAAACATCGGGGAAAACGAGCCGCAAATCCGGGCCTGATCTGCGGCTCGCAAGTTCTTGAATGTGAAGAACGGTTTTGATGCTACAGCACCACAACCCGGGCGCCGACCGGCACCCGCTCAAAGAGATCTTCGACATGTTCGTTGATCATGCGGATGCAGCCATTCGAAACTGAACGCCCGATCGACGATGGCTCTGTCGTGCCGTGGATCCGGTAAAGCGTATCGCGCCCATCCCGATATAAGTAAAGGGCTCGCGAGCCCAGCGGGTTCTTCGGGCCACCGGGCACACCCTTGGCGAAACGTCCGTACTTCTTCGGATTGCGTCTGATCATGTTTGCTGTAGGAGTCCACGATGGCCACTTGGCTTTTCGTCCCACCTCCGCTTGTCCGCGGAAAGCCAGGCCGGACCGCCCAACGCCCACCCCGTAACGGCGCGCCATGTCTGTCTCGAGTTGCAAATATAGGAAGTGGTTTTTCGGGTCGATAATTATCGTACCGGGCTCGTAACCGCTAAAGCTGGTACTTTGTGGCTCGAATTTCTCGTCCAGTTTGAACTTGTCGTCATGGGCGTAGGCGGGAAGCCCACAGGAGGTGGCAAGGCCAGCGCCAATGCCAAACAGCAGTCCTCTTCTCGAAATCATGTTTCACACTCACGTCGTTGAATTTTCCGATTAGCGCAGAATGCGCATTTGGACATTCAAGCGTGAGCGTCTGGCGGTCGCGGGACCACGTATCCTATGTCGAAGAGAAGCAAGGCTTTGAAGCTGGCGTCATACTCCTGCGCCTCATGCATGATTGGCGAAACATTTGAGACCGCAAATATCGCAAAGTGCATCTGACAGTGCGCGGAAACTTTGTTTCCGCTTTTCTCACCCAGTGGGATCTCGCCTGAACCAAGCGCACCTTCACTGTCGGTTGAATTGCACCCGACCGTGTCACCGGCGATTTGGCAGATAGGCAACACATCCACAGCATTGGCCGGGTGCGCCAGCGCTGGAAGCGCCAACAACAATGCTGCAACAAAGGTCAACACGCGAGTCATCAGGCCTTTGTCACTTCATTGGCGCGGTTTGTCTATATGACCGCTGATTAATTTTTTGTGATGAATACGGGCATTCTACACTCTCCCCGTGTTACGGACGTTGCTATGCGGCATCATCTTTTTTTGGTTGATGTCGATCCTACGTCGATGTTTGATTCAAAACTGTCCGGTGCCGGGAGCAGGGTTATCTCAGCGGACGGTACAGTGACCGCGGAACCCGTCTTGCACTCCGGTGGCTCGGCGAAACTCAAGGGTTCCGGGATTCGATATGTGGTCACTGCAGCACCTGCGCCGGCAGTCGGGCATGTTCCTTTTACCAACACGGTGGAACAAATCATGTCCCGCTAAGTTTGCCTCCCAAGGACGCTTCAGTGTGTGATGCGCGCGAAGCGGGTGTGTGGGACGGAGCAAATGCGAACGGCAGCATTGTGAAGGAGCGGTGGTGAATAACCTGTGGCTGGTCATTGGCCTCGCGCTTCTGCCTGGGCTCGGAAATTTCGCCGGCGCAATGGTTGCCGAATTCGTCCGGACATCGCCACGACTTCTTAACTTGGCGCTGCATGCGGCGTCGGGCATCGTCATCGGCGTGGTGGCCATCGAGCTGATGCCCGAGGCACTTGAAAATCTCGCCGGCTGGTGGATTGCCCTGGCGTTTGCAGCAGGGGGAGCGGCCTATATCAGCGCCGGGACGCTGATCGGGAAGATGAAGCCGTCGGAGAAGAGCGGCGGCAGCACCGGTATGTGGATGATTTATGTTGCCGTAGCTGTCGACCTCTCCGGTGATGGCTTGATGATAGGCTCCGGCACTGCGGTTGGTGCCTCGCTCGCCGTTGTGTTGGCAGCGGGGCAGGTACTGGCCGACTTTCCGGAGGGATACTCGGTCGTGGCAAACCTCAAAGAAAACGGCGTGTCGCGCAAGCGGCGGATCGCGGTCTCGTTGTCATTCCCTCTCTATTGCCTCGGAACGGCTGTACTTGCATGGTTGCTGCTGCGAAGCGCGCCGGATGCAGCGAAATACGCCGCGCTGAGCTTCGTCGCCGGGCTCCTGTCGGTCGCAGCAGTCGAGGACATGCTCGAGGAAGCACACGAGGCCGCGACCGACAACCGCCTCTCGGCACTGGCCTTCGTCGGCGGCTTCGTTCTCTTTACCCTGGTTTCCGCCGGTCTGGAGACAGTCATGGCCCGCGGTGGCGGATCGACCGGCCAGAGCAGTTCAGGGATCGAGCAAAGCAGGACATATGCAAATGCCTCATGACCATAGCCATGGCCATATCGACCCGCAATCGGGCGACCGGCGGGTCTCCATCGCGATCTGGGCCAACGGCGTCCTGACCGCCGCACAGATTGTCGGCGGAATTCTGTCCGGCAGTCTTGCCCTGATCGCAGACGCACTGCACAACTTCTCCGACATGGCGTCGCTGCTCATTGCCTTTGCCGCACGCAAGATTTCTCGACGGCCCCCGGACGAGCGCATGACGTTTGGCTATGGCCGCATCGAGATCGTCGCGGCGCTGATCAACTACACCACGCTTGTTCTTGTCGGCTTCTACCTGATCTATGAGGGAGGAATGCGGATGATCGACCCACCCCAGGTCCAGGGCTGGACTGTCGTCATACTGGGCGCTGTCGCACTCGCGGTCGACACGCTGACAGCGATGCTCACCTATTCGATGCAGAAAGGCAGCGTGAACATTCGCGCGCTTTTCCTGCACAATCTCTCGGATGCGCTGGCTTCCGTCGCGGTCATCATCGGCGGCGCCCTCATCATCCTCTATGACATGCGCTGGGTCGACCCAGCGATCACCATCGGCATCGCACTTTATATCCTCTATCTTGCCATAACAGAGATCGGCACTCCGATCCGGACGCTGATGCTCGGCAGCCCGCCGGAGATCGACGGCGGCGATGTCGTCAGAACCCTGCGCGGCGTCGAGGGCGTCGGAGATGTCCACCATGTGCATCTCTGGCAGATGCAGGAGCATGAGGCGGCACTCGACTGCCATGTCGTCGTGACTGCCGACGATTGGTCGCGGCTCGAGGCCATCAAGAACGAGATCAGGGACAGGCTGAACGATCGGTTCGGCATCGCGCATTCCACCCTTGAATTCGAGCATGAGAACCGAGCGCACGAAAATGCTGACCTCTATGGTCACGGCAATCCCGAGGAACAGGAGGAAGACCATGTTCACCGAGACGCGGACAAATCGTGACGACGTCATCGCAATCGCCTGCGAAGGCGAGCTCAGCGAAAGCGATCTTGAGCGGATGCACGCGTTGCTGCACGAACGGCTCACATCTGTAGAGAAGCCCGGCCTC
It encodes:
- a CDS encoding DsbA family protein codes for the protein MNRRTLLIGASALGLAAFGSGAFFLTRRQQLTEAEAVTPAVDEAQLIRDYSPSFGPDEAPVTLVEFFDPSCEACRAFHPAVQAIREEFPEQVRVVMRYTVFHEGSDEAVRILETARMQDKFEPVLNAILKQQPAWAVHGAPRMDLAWQIAAAAGLDLERAKSDRLFPGITAILNQDKADVEAVGIRQTPTFFLNGRELSEPSLDGLIAEVRSAVEST
- a CDS encoding methyltransferase family protein, whose protein sequence is MISSFGWSVLVLLFGYLSLFFWGSAIAARAAGKPVWLFGRARGRDRWAAMGFRAAFVLASVAPLLWLVMPVLREMDPFWSRGSTAALGLIGVFVAGVGAMLAFAAQMSMGSSWRVGVTEGATGNLVSDGLYRFSRNPTFVGQFMLLAGISLAVPAIPTILAPLIFFWSASIQVRSEEAILSQALGRDYEQYAATVPRWVSMRRGIRP
- a CDS encoding heavy metal translocating P-type ATPase, which translates into the protein MDCGSCATKVKDAVARLPGVTGVEVGIMSERLRLTLDEGETGRDKVERTVRALGYGIEPRVATAVQDEAVDQSASCTGHSQAGGKAKDHSGHGSPGHVHDDPADRGKRWYQTAKGRLVIFTALLLMIAWGVELIVPEVGNWAFVAACLIGVTPIARRAFVALRVGQPFTIESLMTVAAIGALFINAAEEAALVVFLFAVGEVLEGVAAGKARDGIRALANLVPKTALLEMDGVTREVPAASLAIGQIVLVRPGDRIPADGEITEGTSGVDDSPVTGESVPVNKGPGDPVFAGSINTEAALRITVTKAAEDNTISRIIRLVEEAEEARAPTERFIDRFSRWYMPAIVTVAALVVLVPPLAFGQPWDTWVYRGLALLLIGCPCALVISVPASIASALSTGARRGLLLKGGAVIEATAKVSRVAFDKTGTLTHGRPVVTDVVTLGKTTEAELLSVAAGVEGGSSHPLAVAILRKAEEEGIVIPPARDAKALMGKGVTATVGGASAWVASPGYARENAGIDESDLAQTTTFEEEGKTAVVVFREKTPLGIIAVRDEPRSDAPEAVRQLRAIGITPIILTGDNPRTAAAIAQNLGMEYQADMMPEDKLKAIRDMSEHGGVMMIGDGINDAPALKQASVGVAMGSGTDVALETADAAILRDRVTDIPATIRLTRAAMANIRQNVTIALGLKAVFLVTSVLGLTGLWIAIMADTGATVLVTLNALRLLRFNPEQEA
- a CDS encoding cytochrome c peroxidase, producing the protein MRIKLLALVFGFGLGIGLLAGPAMATPARDTPWLPEAAAYRLTLFLGNLTPVPWDELGRAWEEPYRGSEYTQGALDWLAGQSSLPTEPLTAAIAREDRAAVFEAATRIISARIDEELDAALAAESPAAAQQAVRTARELYRAIEDHLAAADPEAARALGRAWLELSSATGSTGVLGAGATEPDLNAMATARVVVSDYLAANYRVADFAPRTTLTAVPETIALSGRAVTLPATLPPGSDIFDQDPLPLLVLGFEEQGIDETDLPLIAYGDMLFDCPEIFSGPAREIGIACSTCHNRSDINQRFFIPGASHQPGAVDVDGAFFNPMFNDRRADPIDIPSLRGLRFTGPYGRDGRFASIRDFTRNVIVNEFAGAEPTPFMLDALVAYMTEFDFLPNAMLTGDGRLTEAAPEAAQRGAAIFNQPFDGLNGKSCASCHVPDGNFLDRQAHDIGSVIPAYEGSRGGALDTPTLLGTVYTAPYFHDGSMPTLAAVVNWFDTTKSLGLSESERADLTAYLETVGAADEPYEDFDTENTPFRLAFAELTTFASTLDTLLPRRDTQHILLLTDTVAADLAADAGTMANLVARPEIYSLAEHLAAVGAEVRADNWAAAEASWAAFQSEAQAIEERAF
- the mntR gene encoding manganese-binding transcriptional regulator MntR, with product MIDQTSQSSDDLAPDSRAPEAQANGFATVREARRNELAEDYVELIADLIHQYGEARPVDIAERFGVRAPTVTKTLNRLAREGLITREKYRSVFLTEAGRTLAQECRRRHEIVLRFLIRLGLDPETAERDAEGIEHHVSEQTLALFESYANRP
- a CDS encoding heparan-alpha-glucosaminide N-acetyltransferase; the protein is MRKNRLLAVDAARGTAIAGVVLFHFVWDLEFTGFVSGVAFHPLWLAFGRLLAGSFMFLAGVSLVLAHGTELRARTFFRRLAIIVVAALAISVVTWFTFPNAFVYFGILHSIAVASLLGVMFLRLPALASLFAGLAIMVLPWYLSLSAFDPRWLAWIGLSANPPLSNDFVPVFPWAGITLLGMSFAKVVDINKSQMASAGAENAFFARLGWLGRHSLPIYLLHQPVMLAIIVPLSRLF
- the lspA gene encoding signal peptidase II; the encoded protein is MNARWVWALIGATTTTDQLTKAAALSLLLQGNSVAVLPGLDLTLGFNVGVSFGLFSDLMAGKPLVMAALTGTLTVVLAIMAFRARHPVEQIGFSLIVGGALGNVVDRLRQGAVTDFIDLSFQGWRWPTFNTADIAITFGALFIVFATFASHRSKDTVVDQS
- a CDS encoding MerR family transcriptional regulator, with the protein product MLTIGKLGQAAGVKVPTIRYYEQIGLLPAAERSAGNQRLYSRKALDRLTFVRHARELGFTLDAIRDLLSLSDHPDQPCAAADAIAKAQLAEIEKRLARLASLKVELNRMVVQCAGGKIADCRVIEVLSDHSLCATDHRHLQDEKDH
- a CDS encoding disulfide bond formation protein B encodes the protein MPLLAAFVIALAATLGALFIGEVLGQMPCTLCWYQRIAMFPLVPIVGLSIWRADGMARPYGLPLAAAGLMLAGWHSGLYSGWIQEAVTPCAKTGPSCTDQAQTILGLPIPYLSLIAFGAILSCLVLSKGRRA